From a single Crateriforma spongiae genomic region:
- a CDS encoding class I SAM-dependent rRNA methyltransferase — protein MPASTVALRVKPNRHFPFYARHPWVHAHALAAADTEFACGQIVDLTDHDGNWLARGLANPDSKLRVRLYSFDPDLSLDDSLWAERIDAAIDRRRLDSQHRAGDDQAERLVFSESDLLSGLIVDRYADCLSVQFTAAGIWRFRDTIVNHLMQATGCRAIKVQVDQRTARLEGTEPIDTWFNGRWAADEGETEDPFAEPVQYRQNGLNLSVDLRHGQKTGGYLDQALNHAQAARYLTGRRVLDVCCYHGGFGLVAAVSGAAEVLGIDSSEAALQQAAENVERNSLSNVTFRQADCFDALKELASESEQFDAVILDPPRFAGSRHQVASAMRAYARLNALALDLLPPGGILVTCSCSGRVSVADFHDMLTDVGKRRRRDLILLQTRGAAPDHPVAASCPESEYLKCVIAQVQ, from the coding sequence ATGCCTGCATCCACGGTCGCCTTGCGCGTCAAACCCAATCGCCATTTTCCGTTTTACGCCCGTCACCCCTGGGTCCACGCCCACGCCCTGGCGGCCGCGGATACCGAGTTCGCCTGTGGCCAGATCGTGGATCTGACCGACCATGATGGCAACTGGCTGGCGCGGGGCCTGGCCAACCCTGACAGCAAGCTTCGGGTTCGTCTGTACAGCTTTGATCCCGATCTTTCGTTGGACGATTCACTGTGGGCCGAGCGGATCGATGCGGCGATCGATCGCCGGCGTTTGGATTCCCAGCATCGTGCGGGTGACGACCAGGCGGAGCGGCTGGTTTTCAGCGAAAGCGATTTGCTGAGCGGTTTGATTGTCGACCGCTATGCCGATTGTCTCAGTGTTCAATTCACCGCCGCAGGAATCTGGCGTTTTCGTGACACGATCGTCAATCATCTGATGCAGGCGACGGGATGCCGAGCCATCAAAGTACAGGTCGACCAGCGAACTGCGCGGTTGGAAGGCACCGAACCGATCGACACCTGGTTCAATGGACGCTGGGCTGCCGACGAAGGCGAAACCGAGGATCCCTTCGCAGAGCCGGTTCAATATCGACAAAACGGGCTGAACCTGAGCGTCGACCTGCGTCATGGCCAAAAAACCGGCGGCTATTTGGACCAAGCGTTGAACCACGCCCAGGCGGCACGCTATCTGACAGGACGACGGGTTTTGGACGTCTGTTGTTACCACGGCGGCTTCGGACTGGTCGCTGCCGTTTCGGGCGCTGCTGAAGTCTTGGGGATCGATTCCAGTGAAGCGGCATTGCAGCAGGCCGCCGAAAACGTCGAGCGAAATTCGCTGTCCAACGTCACCTTTCGGCAAGCCGACTGCTTTGATGCATTGAAGGAATTGGCCAGCGAGTCTGAACAATTCGACGCGGTCATTTTGGATCCGCCGCGGTTCGCCGGCTCAAGGCACCAAGTCGCGTCGGCGATGCGTGCTTACGCCCGCCTGAATGCACTGGCGCTCGATTTGCTTCCTCCCGGTGGCATTTTGGTCACGTGCAGCTGTTCGGGACGAGTTTCGGTGGCCGATTTCCACGACATGTTGACGGACGTCGGAAAACGCCGCCGCCGTGATTTGATTCTGCTGCAAACCCGCGGCGCCGCACCCGACCACCCGGTAGCGGCGTCCTGTCCGGAAAGTGAGTACCTGAAATGCGTTATCGCGCAAGTCCAATAG
- a CDS encoding HNH endonuclease, with translation MTHSVLDTNVLVLNRFYMAIRVVNVRRALTLLYRQCAEVISNDEEQFVSYDFDSWCELSRLASTDKQAGEDYLQAVGFELMVPRIVRLTRFDRMPAQTVRFNRKNLFTRDDHRCQYCGKNEPTHKLSLDHVVPRSHGGPTTWENVVCCCLRCNSRKGGRTPKQANMKLLTKPVKPRFHPLWSGPIDDPRYESWKTFVSMPAAS, from the coding sequence ATGACCCACAGTGTGCTCGACACCAACGTGTTGGTACTCAACCGATTCTATATGGCCATTCGCGTGGTCAACGTGCGTCGCGCGTTGACACTTCTTTACCGGCAGTGCGCCGAAGTCATCAGCAATGACGAAGAACAGTTCGTCAGCTACGACTTTGACAGCTGGTGCGAACTTAGCCGATTGGCATCCACCGACAAGCAAGCCGGCGAAGATTACCTTCAAGCCGTCGGTTTTGAACTGATGGTTCCACGCATCGTCCGGCTGACGCGATTCGATCGAATGCCGGCACAGACCGTTCGGTTCAATCGCAAAAACCTGTTCACGCGCGACGACCACCGGTGCCAATACTGTGGCAAGAACGAACCGACACACAAATTAAGCTTGGACCATGTCGTCCCTCGTTCCCACGGCGGTCCGACGACGTGGGAAAACGTTGTATGCTGCTGTCTTCGGTGCAACAGTCGCAAAGGTGGGCGAACGCCCAAACAAGCGAACATGAAGCTGCTGACCAAACCGGTGAAGCCGCGGTTTCATCCACTCTGGTCGGGACCGATCGATGATCCGCGGTACGAATCATGGAAAACGTTTGTCAGCATGCCCGCGGCCTCGTAG
- a CDS encoding ferredoxin family protein, with product MTHVVAEPCKGCKYTDCVVVCPVECFYEGDDMLYIHPEECIDCEACVPECPVEAIFHEDNLPDEWKSYLELNATKSEECEVITEKKAPLADQ from the coding sequence ATGACTCATGTTGTTGCCGAACCGTGCAAAGGCTGTAAGTACACCGATTGTGTCGTCGTCTGCCCGGTGGAATGTTTCTACGAGGGTGACGACATGTTGTACATCCACCCAGAAGAATGCATTGACTGTGAAGCCTGTGTTCCGGAATGTCCGGTCGAGGCGATCTTCCACGAAGACAATCTTCCCGATGAGTGGAAGAGCTACTTGGAATTGAACGCCACCAAGTCGGAAGAGTGCGAAGTCATTACCGAAAAGAAAGCACCGCTGGCCGATCAGTGA
- a CDS encoding DUF456 family protein, protein MISELSLLAAPDTAWWQAPWIAASGAAVLAIGMVIAVALSWALNLIALPGNWIAVGLMAIYAWLGPGDGRLGMGATPVVLAFVLAAIGEGLEFLAGAAGARRAGASRRATVYALGGSMLGAFLGAVVGLPIPILGPVLAALLFGGAGATVGAIYAEKTDGRPWRESWLIGKSAFWGRTLGTAGKAGVGALIVVVAFIAVLV, encoded by the coding sequence ATGATTTCGGAACTTTCACTGCTGGCAGCACCAGACACCGCATGGTGGCAGGCTCCGTGGATCGCGGCTTCCGGAGCAGCAGTGTTGGCGATCGGCATGGTGATCGCTGTGGCTCTAAGTTGGGCGTTGAATTTGATCGCACTGCCGGGCAATTGGATCGCCGTAGGCTTGATGGCGATATACGCTTGGTTGGGACCCGGTGACGGGCGTCTGGGGATGGGAGCGACGCCTGTGGTGTTGGCGTTTGTGTTGGCAGCGATCGGCGAGGGCTTGGAATTTTTGGCCGGTGCTGCGGGGGCCAGGCGTGCCGGGGCCAGTCGACGGGCAACGGTCTATGCGCTGGGCGGATCGATGCTGGGTGCGTTTTTGGGGGCGGTGGTCGGTTTGCCGATCCCCATCTTGGGCCCGGTCCTGGCGGCGTTGCTTTTCGGCGGCGCCGGTGCCACGGTCGGTGCGATCTACGCGGAAAAGACCGACGGTCGGCCCTGGCGTGAAAGCTGGTTGATCGGAAAGTCGGCGTTTTGGGGACGCACACTTGGGACCGCCGGCAAGGCGGGCGTGGGGGCTTTGATCGTGGTCGTGGCTTTCATCGCGGTGCTGGTCTAA
- a CDS encoding FHA domain-containing protein, which yields MSGVTIKILHGADRGRVYEEVQLPMTIGREEGNDIQLNDERVSRCHLKIQRDNDRLVLTDLDSTNGTKVNGVECQLKILRHGDLIAVGRSLMLVGSEEQIAARLAAMGTDGPTVKREMGSSDSSMRVELQGTNSPIPAEMMQVRELPNVPKDLSPGQKAQICEVLDYLQERLHRLIESAKHDDSGQDVNLQLGAWHRLLDTQAELAEMVRQITDPDWPS from the coding sequence ATGTCGGGTGTAACGATCAAAATTCTTCACGGCGCAGATCGCGGCCGGGTGTACGAAGAAGTACAGCTGCCGATGACGATTGGTCGCGAAGAAGGCAACGACATTCAATTGAATGACGAAAGGGTCAGCCGCTGTCACCTGAAAATCCAACGTGACAACGACCGTTTGGTGCTGACGGATTTGGACAGCACCAACGGTACAAAGGTCAACGGTGTTGAATGCCAGTTGAAAATATTGCGCCATGGCGATCTGATCGCGGTCGGCCGCAGCTTGATGCTGGTGGGTTCGGAAGAACAAATCGCAGCACGCTTGGCCGCCATGGGCACCGATGGTCCCACCGTCAAACGTGAAATGGGATCGTCCGACAGTTCAATGCGGGTGGAATTGCAGGGCACCAATTCACCGATCCCTGCGGAAATGATGCAGGTTCGCGAACTGCCCAACGTCCCCAAAGATTTGTCCCCTGGCCAGAAAGCGCAGATCTGCGAAGTCTTGGATTACTTGCAAGAACGTCTGCACCGCTTGATCGAATCGGCCAAGCACGACGATTCCGGGCAAGACGTGAACCTGCAACTCGGCGCATGGCATCGCTTGCTGGACACCCAAGCGGAACTAGCCGAGATGGTACGTCAGATCACCGACCCGGATTGGCCCAGCTGA
- a CDS encoding membrane or secreted protein yields the protein MTASQRQVAFIAGVAVCLVSLGCRGRGWLPAAGPIGQQQASAVVHDPYPQADIGPSDAGARPPSYQKPLAEPVRNRLVPDLMPWLGR from the coding sequence ATGACCGCCAGCCAACGCCAAGTCGCCTTTATCGCAGGTGTCGCCGTTTGCCTGGTTTCGCTGGGCTGCCGTGGCCGTGGTTGGTTGCCCGCCGCCGGCCCAATCGGCCAGCAACAGGCCAGTGCGGTCGTCCACGATCCCTATCCCCAAGCGGATATTGGACCTTCTGATGCCGGCGCGCGTCCGCCCAGCTATCAAAAGCCGCTGGCTGAACCAGTCCGCAACCGCCTGGTGCCTGATCTGATGCCCTGGCTGGGCCGCTAA
- a CDS encoding TlpA family protein disulfide reductase, whose protein sequence is MPRSFAAAALLGLAILAGCNSSSETDVADSDGQPTPPLPQEDESDFAGRPSPTGQPNNNPVAAPISDTAMAPSPTKQGGGDLLDQLAEPPELELATPPSQATEQLKANLSPDRLAVLLATADREMEMALTMQSDASQQERLAQAKKIADAKLQAARRLASHPDATPEQMTLGKRAELQGLSHLAQLGDLRSAELLEDLASEYVRSESDDLKVDSQLVLIGFGLERLQNGDEQAADDLVQLNRELIEITSDRNVMAIVAMAQARQWLAKLDHPAESDEVRRMILDKFGASSDPNVSAMAAQYAGNVKFDAIDQLVAKAIEGQTINPTRWREAVETLLREAPDLLSVRYLCGTTLQFESGNQPELADITYEILEQRFADDTSAMGQDVQLALELRDARAEKIGQPIDVPLRSIYGTVDRMEQLQGQVVLMPFWSTRFQDSLQLIPTLQKLESEFPDDVSVVGMNLDPSGDDVRGWMAQAGLELPTVALQQNADESVKVSPVARQFGMGGRPMTVILDRQGIVRKILFGDQNLRATVEALVQADAGEGNP, encoded by the coding sequence TTGCCACGATCGTTCGCGGCCGCCGCGTTGCTGGGACTGGCAATTCTGGCCGGCTGCAATTCATCGTCCGAAACCGACGTTGCCGACAGCGATGGTCAGCCAACGCCCCCGCTGCCGCAAGAAGATGAATCGGATTTCGCCGGTCGACCTTCACCCACCGGCCAACCCAATAACAATCCGGTCGCAGCGCCGATTTCAGACACGGCCATGGCACCTTCGCCCACCAAACAAGGCGGCGGTGACTTGTTGGATCAGTTGGCCGAACCACCCGAGCTGGAACTGGCTACACCGCCGAGTCAGGCGACGGAGCAGCTCAAGGCGAACCTTTCCCCCGATCGTCTGGCCGTTCTGTTGGCGACTGCCGACCGAGAGATGGAAATGGCGTTGACGATGCAAAGCGACGCGTCGCAACAGGAACGCCTGGCACAGGCCAAGAAGATTGCCGATGCCAAGTTGCAAGCGGCCAGGCGGTTGGCCTCGCATCCCGACGCAACCCCCGAACAAATGACCCTGGGTAAACGCGCCGAACTGCAGGGCCTATCACACTTGGCACAGCTGGGTGACCTACGATCGGCGGAGTTACTGGAAGACCTGGCCAGCGAATACGTCCGCTCCGAATCCGATGATTTGAAAGTGGACAGCCAACTGGTGCTGATCGGCTTTGGCCTGGAACGTTTGCAAAATGGTGATGAGCAGGCGGCTGATGACCTGGTCCAGTTGAACCGGGAATTGATCGAAATCACTTCGGATCGAAACGTCATGGCCATCGTCGCGATGGCCCAAGCGAGACAGTGGCTGGCCAAGCTGGACCATCCCGCCGAATCCGACGAAGTCCGCCGGATGATTCTGGATAAGTTCGGCGCTTCATCGGATCCGAACGTCAGTGCCATGGCCGCACAGTACGCGGGCAACGTGAAATTCGATGCGATCGACCAACTGGTGGCCAAGGCCATTGAAGGGCAAACGATCAATCCGACGCGGTGGCGCGAAGCCGTGGAAACGCTGCTGCGTGAAGCTCCTGATTTGTTGTCGGTCCGTTACCTATGCGGAACCACATTGCAGTTCGAATCTGGCAACCAGCCGGAATTGGCTGACATCACTTACGAGATCTTGGAACAGCGTTTTGCCGATGACACATCCGCTATGGGGCAAGACGTTCAACTGGCCTTGGAACTACGCGACGCGCGGGCCGAAAAAATCGGCCAACCCATCGACGTACCCCTGCGTTCGATTTACGGAACGGTGGATCGCATGGAGCAGTTGCAGGGGCAAGTCGTCTTGATGCCATTTTGGTCCACGCGTTTTCAGGATTCGCTCCAGCTGATCCCGACGCTACAAAAACTTGAATCGGAGTTCCCCGACGACGTTTCGGTGGTCGGCATGAACCTGGATCCGTCCGGCGATGATGTGCGCGGATGGATGGCACAGGCGGGGCTTGAATTGCCGACCGTGGCACTGCAACAGAACGCCGATGAATCCGTAAAGGTCAGTCCGGTCGCCCGTCAATTCGGAATGGGTGGACGACCAATGACCGTGATCCTGGACCGTCAGGGAATCGTTCGAAAAATCCTTTTTGGCGACCAAAACCTGCGTGCCACTGTTGAAGCCTTGGTCCAGGCCGATGCGGGTGAAGGCAATCCGTAA
- a CDS encoding pseudouridine synthase yields MPKRAKSAKRPSQNSASSGPQRLQRILAAAGFGSRRQCEDLIQEGRVIVNGQTVTQLGSTADTKSDTILVDDSPIRPSRHVYYAVHKPTGVVTTNRDPQGRPRVIDLVPPDERVFPVGRLDRNSEGLILLTNDGDLAQQLAHPKFGVRKIYRVTVAGKVDGETMKQMRRGIHIAEGMVRVEGAKLLKTRGRSTELEIVLREGKNREIRRILARLGHKVQKLRRIAIGPLRLGDVPAGAYRALRHDEVAKLYASVQPGGDDDTSTRPGRRKGGKKPRQRSGNDGTRSKSTRPAAKKAAAKRSGRTPDPERRRRDERSDSSFPLPSSHRRIGAVIGGDAPEPADAPEGRPAKRSKKPSRKKAAKRSAVSRSGSSRTGSQGRAAKRGTKKRAGNRSTGPKAANTKKRRRR; encoded by the coding sequence ATGCCCAAGCGCGCCAAATCAGCCAAACGCCCCTCCCAGAATTCAGCCTCATCGGGTCCGCAACGGCTGCAACGCATCTTGGCGGCCGCCGGGTTCGGCAGCCGTCGGCAATGCGAGGATTTGATTCAAGAGGGACGGGTCATCGTCAACGGGCAAACCGTGACACAACTGGGCAGCACGGCAGACACCAAGTCGGACACCATCCTGGTGGACGATTCGCCGATCCGGCCGTCACGACATGTGTATTATGCCGTTCATAAACCGACCGGCGTCGTCACGACCAACCGCGACCCACAGGGACGTCCCCGAGTGATCGACTTGGTGCCACCCGACGAACGTGTCTTTCCGGTCGGCCGATTGGATCGCAACAGCGAAGGCCTGATCCTGCTGACCAACGATGGCGATCTGGCCCAACAATTGGCCCACCCCAAGTTCGGTGTTCGCAAGATCTATCGCGTCACCGTCGCCGGCAAAGTTGACGGCGAAACCATGAAACAGATGCGTCGCGGCATTCATATCGCGGAGGGGATGGTCCGCGTCGAGGGTGCCAAGCTATTGAAGACGCGGGGACGATCCACGGAATTGGAAATCGTACTGCGAGAAGGAAAGAACCGAGAGATCCGCCGGATCCTTGCCAGGCTGGGCCACAAGGTTCAAAAGCTTCGTCGGATCGCGATCGGCCCGTTGCGTCTGGGCGATGTTCCCGCCGGAGCGTATCGCGCGCTGCGGCACGACGAAGTCGCCAAACTGTACGCGTCCGTTCAACCCGGTGGCGATGACGACACGTCGACGCGTCCCGGTCGGCGAAAGGGTGGAAAGAAACCGCGACAGCGCAGCGGCAACGACGGCACGCGATCCAAGTCAACGAGACCGGCGGCCAAAAAAGCGGCCGCGAAACGGTCCGGACGCACGCCCGATCCTGAGCGTAGACGCCGAGACGAGCGGTCTGATTCATCTTTCCCCCTGCCGTCGTCGCATCGCCGAATCGGCGCTGTCATTGGCGGTGATGCGCCCGAACCAGCCGACGCACCGGAGGGACGGCCCGCCAAGCGTTCCAAAAAGCCGTCGCGGAAAAAGGCAGCCAAGCGATCGGCGGTATCTCGATCCGGATCGAGTCGCACCGGTTCCCAAGGTCGCGCAGCAAAACGTGGCACCAAGAAACGTGCTGGCAACCGATCCACCGGCCCGAAAGCCGCCAATACCAAAAAACGTCGCCGTCGCTAA
- a CDS encoding type I phosphomannose isomerase catalytic subunit, which produces MSISAEPSIDGYPLSFTPVLKRTLWGGRRLGEMLGKPLGPEQDYAESWEIVDHGDDQSIVDAGPLKGQSLAQILAERPEWLLGSDWEKQVGQTGASGGRFPLLLKYLDCNRVLSVQVHPDDAYARQMDPPDLGKTEAWYVVAAEPESLIYAGLKEGVDRQTLAEAVEAGQTEQVLHSFHPTPGDCVFIPAGTVHALGEGLIIAEIQQSSDTTFRLFDWNRVDAQGNARPLHIEPSLAVSDYQAGPAKPSSVDPSAEGWQSLVQCDKFTLRALSIGRRPIGGNGRCVILTVPHGTVVLQCGDEERELRTGQSLLIPASCAECQVEPTESSLLLAMGLPDETV; this is translated from the coding sequence ATGAGTATTTCCGCCGAACCATCCATCGACGGCTACCCGCTGTCCTTCACGCCCGTACTGAAACGCACGTTATGGGGCGGCCGTCGGTTGGGCGAAATGCTGGGGAAACCACTGGGGCCTGAACAGGACTATGCCGAAAGCTGGGAAATCGTTGACCACGGTGATGACCAGAGCATCGTTGACGCCGGTCCGCTGAAGGGACAATCGCTGGCGCAAATCCTGGCCGAACGCCCCGAATGGCTGTTGGGGTCGGATTGGGAAAAACAGGTCGGGCAAACCGGTGCCAGCGGCGGGCGTTTTCCGCTGTTGTTGAAGTACCTGGATTGCAACCGCGTTCTTTCGGTCCAAGTCCATCCGGACGATGCGTATGCCCGCCAAATGGATCCGCCGGACCTGGGCAAAACAGAAGCCTGGTATGTCGTGGCGGCCGAGCCGGAAAGCCTGATTTACGCCGGGCTAAAGGAGGGGGTGGATCGGCAAACACTGGCCGAGGCAGTCGAGGCCGGACAAACCGAACAGGTCCTGCACTCGTTTCATCCCACCCCGGGTGACTGCGTATTCATCCCCGCGGGCACCGTCCACGCATTGGGTGAAGGGCTGATCATTGCGGAAATCCAGCAATCCAGCGACACCACGTTTCGCCTGTTTGATTGGAACCGGGTCGACGCCCAAGGCAACGCACGTCCGCTGCACATCGAACCATCGCTGGCGGTTTCCGACTACCAGGCCGGTCCGGCCAAACCGTCATCGGTCGACCCTTCGGCCGAAGGCTGGCAATCATTGGTTCAGTGCGACAAGTTCACACTGCGAGCACTCAGCATCGGCCGGCGACCGATCGGTGGCAACGGCCGATGCGTCATCCTGACCGTTCCGCACGGCACGGTGGTGCTGCAATGCGGTGACGAAGAACGGGAATTGCGGACCGGGCAAAGCCTGCTGATTCCGGCGTCTTGCGCGGAATGTCAGGTCGAGCCCACCGAATCGTCGCTGCTGTTGGCAATGGGATTGCCCGACGAAACGGTCTGA
- the tatC gene encoding twin-arginine translocase subunit TatC yields MTFGEHLRELQQALTKACIWLGIGVAIGLFFANQVVAYIKTPLEQAIHQYHAERGMALLGVEDTKADELKPLRDAFAAGAWVVEEVVPVPGDLQDALSQLRSEDTTDADSDTSNDAVPDPEAGEAAISPDAIERLAELADQSPQFQLRKSQTNVSSFEMTEGFMIWFKAALVIGAVVSSPFVFYHLWTFVAAGLHAHERRYVYLYLPVSVGLFVSGVLMAFYVVLQYVIHFLLQFNESMDVAFEPRLNYYVSFVLLLPLGFGIAFQLPLVMLFLQRIGLLETEAYTSSWRVAVVVIFVISMLVTPADWTSMVLLAIPLLFLYLLGIGMCMFLPRGRGLGSDAYDPVS; encoded by the coding sequence ATGACTTTCGGAGAACATCTCCGTGAGTTGCAGCAGGCGTTGACCAAAGCGTGCATTTGGTTGGGAATCGGCGTGGCGATCGGGCTGTTCTTCGCCAACCAGGTGGTGGCCTACATCAAAACACCGCTGGAACAGGCGATCCATCAGTATCACGCCGAACGTGGAATGGCACTGCTGGGGGTCGAAGACACCAAGGCGGACGAGTTGAAGCCGCTTCGCGATGCCTTCGCCGCCGGTGCCTGGGTGGTGGAAGAAGTCGTTCCGGTTCCGGGCGACTTGCAGGATGCTCTTTCACAGTTGCGGTCAGAAGACACCACCGATGCGGATTCAGACACGTCCAACGACGCCGTCCCAGATCCAGAAGCCGGTGAGGCGGCAATTTCGCCCGATGCGATCGAACGTTTGGCGGAACTAGCCGACCAATCACCCCAGTTTCAATTGCGCAAGTCACAGACCAACGTCAGTTCGTTTGAAATGACCGAAGGTTTCATGATTTGGTTCAAAGCGGCGCTGGTGATTGGTGCGGTGGTTTCGTCGCCGTTCGTCTTCTATCACCTGTGGACTTTTGTCGCCGCGGGACTGCACGCGCACGAGCGACGTTACGTTTATTTGTACCTGCCGGTCAGTGTCGGACTTTTCGTCAGCGGCGTGTTGATGGCATTTTACGTGGTGCTGCAGTACGTGATCCATTTTCTGTTGCAGTTCAACGAAAGCATGGACGTGGCCTTTGAACCGCGGCTGAACTATTACGTCAGTTTTGTGTTGCTGTTGCCGCTGGGATTTGGCATCGCGTTTCAATTGCCGCTGGTCATGCTGTTTTTGCAGCGAATCGGTCTTTTGGAAACGGAGGCCTACACGAGCAGTTGGCGAGTCGCCGTGGTGGTCATCTTCGTGATTTCGATGTTGGTCACGCCGGCCGATTGGACCAGCATGGTTCTGTTGGCAATTCCGTTGCTGTTCCTTTATCTGCTGGGCATCGGCATGTGCATGTTCCTGCCACGTGGACGTGGTCTGGGCAGCGATGCCTACGACCCGGTGTCCTAA
- a CDS encoding dihydroorotate dehydrogenase electron transfer subunit has translation MTSLHADHYADNLVQLRSPLVTNRCVARDTFLCRIDAPEIARAVIPGQFVMIRMAQHDAPLIGRAFAVWDIINDDSGSPRFIELIYLRKGTLTRALASAPVGTPMDVWGPLGNGFAARPCDRLIMTAGGIGQTPMLLLGKEAMGTTDFGRDHGWAKHVEIIYGARTADLLAGVDAFRTAGFEVTVCTDDGSTGQTGRVPDVLAMRLTELQDSGTTRVVTCGPEIMMQRVSEVCDQHEVDCQVSMETPMACGIGICFSCVAKIRQDDPNQPWDYKRTCVEGPIFDSSRVHWDD, from the coding sequence ATGACTTCGCTGCACGCCGATCACTACGCCGACAACCTCGTGCAATTGCGATCACCGCTGGTGACCAATCGCTGCGTCGCTCGGGACACTTTCCTGTGCCGAATCGATGCACCGGAGATTGCCAGGGCCGTGATCCCTGGCCAGTTTGTGATGATCCGAATGGCCCAGCATGACGCTCCGCTGATCGGACGCGCCTTCGCCGTTTGGGACATCATCAACGACGATTCGGGTTCCCCACGGTTCATCGAACTGATCTACCTCCGCAAAGGCACGTTAACACGCGCTTTGGCATCCGCACCGGTGGGAACCCCGATGGACGTTTGGGGACCGCTCGGCAACGGCTTTGCCGCTCGCCCGTGTGACCGCTTGATCATGACGGCCGGCGGCATCGGCCAGACTCCGATGCTGTTGCTTGGAAAAGAAGCGATGGGGACCACCGATTTCGGCCGAGACCATGGCTGGGCAAAACACGTCGAAATTATTTACGGGGCACGAACCGCTGACTTGTTGGCGGGGGTCGACGCGTTTCGCACAGCCGGCTTTGAAGTCACCGTTTGCACCGACGACGGTTCGACGGGACAAACCGGACGGGTGCCGGATGTCTTGGCCATGCGATTGACCGAGCTGCAGGACTCCGGCACAACGCGTGTGGTGACGTGTGGACCGGAAATCATGATGCAGCGAGTTTCCGAAGTCTGTGATCAACACGAGGTCGATTGTCAGGTCAGCATGGAAACCCCCATGGCATGCGGCATCGGCATCTGTTTTTCCTGCGTTGCAAAAATTCGACAGGACGATCCAAACCAACCTTGGGACTACAAACGAACGTGCGTCGAAGGTCCCATCTTCGATTCCTCGCGGGTCCATTGGGATGACTAA